The DNA sequence GCAGGTCTCTTCGGGCTCGTCCAGGAACACGCCGGAGAGTCACTGGCGAGCCTGCGGCACCTCTTGATCGGTGGCGACGTGGTGCCCCACGAGCACGTCAAGAGCGCGCTGACGAAGAACCCGGGTCTGGTCATCACGAACGGCTACGGCCCGACCGAGAACACGGTCTTCACGACGTACCACTCGGTTCATGATCCCGAGAGTATCGACGGGCCGATTCCCATCGGCGCACCCGTCCCGGGAACCCGGATCTACGTGCTGGACAGACGCGGCAGGCTGCTGATGCCCGGGGCCGTCGGGGAACTGTATGCCGCCGGCGACGGCCTGGCCGCCGGATACATCAACGACAAGGCCGAGACGGACCGGGCGTTCGGCTTCTTCTCGCCGGACGTGCCGGAACGGCTGTACCGCACCGGCGACCTGGTCCGTATCGACGCAGCCGGCCGACTCGAGTTCCTGGGACGGGCGGACGACCAGGTCAAGATCCGCGGCTTCCGGATCGAGCTGCACGCGATCAGAGAGTCGCTGCGCGCCCAGGAAGGAGTCGACGAGGCGTTCGTGACCGTCACGGACGGCGACAGCCTCGACAAGAGGCTCGTCGCCGCGGTCCGGCTGACGCCGGGTTCGGCGATCACGCCCGCCGACCTGCGAGACCGGCTGCGGGACGAGCTGCCGTCGTACATGGTCCCCGGACTCTGGACGGTCGTGGACCAGCTGCCGATCACGAGCACCGGGAAGGTCGACCGACGCCGGCTCGCGGCCGACGCCAGACCAGCCAGCTCGTTCGCGGTCAGGAATCGGCATGTATGACGCCGTCGTGGTGGGGGCGCGCTGCGCCGGTGCTCCCACCGCTCTGCTGCTGGCGCGCGCAGGCTACCGGGTTCTCCTGCTCGACAGGTCGGCGTACGGCTCCGACACCCTCTCCACGCATCTGCTCCACCAGCCCGGGGTCGCGGCACTGGCCCGCTGGGGGGTGCTGGAGAACGTCCGGTCGTCGGGCTGCCCGCCGCTGGCACGCACCGTCTACGAGGTCGCCGACATCCGCATCGACGGATACGCCGGTGGCGTGGCGGGACAGCGGGCGAAGTTCGCCCCTCGGCGCCGGGTCCTGGACGCGCTGCTGGTGGACGCGGCGGTCGCGGCCGGCGCCGAATTCCGCGAGCGATGCCGGGTGACCGGCCTGCTGCGGGACGAGGCGGGCCGGGTCGTCGGCGTCGAGGGCAGGCACGGGGACCGGGCCTTCACCGAACGTGCGCGGCTGGTGGTCGGCGCGGACGGTATGCGCTCCACGGTCGCCACGTTGGCGGCGGCACCGTTCACCGTCCAGGACCCGCTCATGACCTGCGCGTACTACACGTACTGGTCCGATGTGCCCGCCGATGCCGTGGAACTGTACGAGCGGCCCGGCGGCTGGGTGGCCGCCCTGCCCACCAACGACGAGGCGACGCTGGTGCTGGCATACTCCCCGCAGTCCCGTTTCGGCCAGATCCGAGCCGACCCGGGCCGCGCCTACGACGAGCAGATACGCGTCACGGCGCCCGCACTGTACGAGCGGCTGCGCAGCGGCAAGCCCGTCGAGCGCCTCCACGGCAGCGGTGACCAGCAGAACTTCTTCCGGCAGGCGACCGGACCCGGCTGGGTGCTCGTCGGTGATGCCGGCCATCACAAGGACTCCATCACCGCACGCGGCATCAGTGACGCGTTTCAGCAGGTGGAAAGCCTGGTGGCGGAGATTGGAAGCGTGCTGGGCGCCGATCCCGCGGCGCTCGACGCCGCCCTGGCCCGATTCGGCGAGCACCGGGACGCGACGATGACCCCCGGCTATCAGGCCACGCTCGGCGTAGCCCGGCTCGCCCCTCTCCACGAGCAGCGGCTCGCCCTCCTGCGGATCGTGCGGTCCGATCCGGAACTCACCGCGACCTACCTCGACATGGTGGCCGGAATCGTGTCAGCAGACGCCCTCTACACGCCCAAGCTGCTCGCCCGCCTCTGATCACAAGTATTCGGAGTGGAAGATGGTTGCCTTCACCGCCGAGCACAACATGCTTCGCACGCTGGTCCGGAACTTCGCCGAGAAGGAGATCGGGCCGTACACCGACGAATGGGAGGCGAAAGGGAGCTTCCCCGCGCACGAGCTGTTCACCAAGATGGCCAAGCTCGGCCTGCTCGGCCTGGAGTACGACCCGGCGTACGGCGGCCAGGGCGCGGACCACCTGTACACGGTGATCCTGCACGAGGAGCTCGGCCGCGTCGGCCCCGCGGGGGTGGCCCTGGGCATCGGTGTCCAGACGGACATGGCGACCCCGTCGCTGCACCATTTCGGCAGCGAGGAACTCAAGCAGCGCTATCTGGTCCCGGCGCTCAACGGCGAGGCGGTCTGCTCGGTCGCGGTGACCGAACCCGACGCGGGTTCCGACGTGACGGCCCTGCGCACCCGGGCGGTGCGCGACGGCGACGACTGGGTGATCAACGGCTCGAAGCACTACATCACCAACGGCACCCAGGCGGACTGGATCTGCCTCCTGGCCCGCACGTCCGACGACCCCGGCTACGGCGGCCTGTCCCAGATCATCGTCCCGACGGACACACCCGGCTTCCAGGTCCAGCGCAAGCTCGACAAGCTCGGCATGCGCTCCTCCGACACCGCGGAGCTGACGTTCACCGACCTGAGAGTTCCGGTGAGCAACACGATCGGTGAGCCCGGCCTGGGCTTCTACCAGCAGATGAGCCAGTTCCAGAACGAGCGTCTCGCGCTGAGCTACGCCGCGGTCGGTGGCATGGAGACGGCTCTCACCAGGACCGCGGACTATCTGAAGGTCCGCCACGCCTTCGGCAAACCCTTGATCGACAACCAGCACCTCAGCTTCACCCTGGCCGAGCTGAGCGCGCGGTTGGACATGCTGCGGCAGTACAACTACGCGGCCGCGGAGGCGTACATGCGCGGCGAGGACGTGGACCGGTTCGCGACAGTCGGGAAACTGGAGGCCGGGCGCCTGGCGCGTGAGATCGCCGCGACGTGCCTTCAGTACCACGGAGCCGTCGGGTACATGGAGGAGATGTGGACCGCCCGCTTCTTCCGGGACAGCCCCGTGTGGTCGATCGGCGGCGGCGCCGACGAGATCATGCTGTACGTCCTGTCCCGCCTGGACGGCTACCACGCGTAGAACACGACGCCCGGTCAGGCCCCGAGCTGTACGGCGGTCCTGACCAGGCTGGCCAGGGCCGGTGAGCGGCTGTGGGCGGGCCAGGCGATGTGCGTGACGACGGGCGGCGCGTCGGTCAGCGGTACGGCGGCGTGCTCGGACCACAGCCAGGCACGCGCGGACT is a window from the Catellatospora sp. TT07R-123 genome containing:
- a CDS encoding FAD-dependent monooxygenase; this encodes MYDAVVVGARCAGAPTALLLARAGYRVLLLDRSAYGSDTLSTHLLHQPGVAALARWGVLENVRSSGCPPLARTVYEVADIRIDGYAGGVAGQRAKFAPRRRVLDALLVDAAVAAGAEFRERCRVTGLLRDEAGRVVGVEGRHGDRAFTERARLVVGADGMRSTVATLAAAPFTVQDPLMTCAYYTYWSDVPADAVELYERPGGWVAALPTNDEATLVLAYSPQSRFGQIRADPGRAYDEQIRVTAPALYERLRSGKPVERLHGSGDQQNFFRQATGPGWVLVGDAGHHKDSITARGISDAFQQVESLVAEIGSVLGADPAALDAALARFGEHRDATMTPGYQATLGVARLAPLHEQRLALLRIVRSDPELTATYLDMVAGIVSADALYTPKLLARL
- a CDS encoding acyl-CoA dehydrogenase family protein; its protein translation is MVAFTAEHNMLRTLVRNFAEKEIGPYTDEWEAKGSFPAHELFTKMAKLGLLGLEYDPAYGGQGADHLYTVILHEELGRVGPAGVALGIGVQTDMATPSLHHFGSEELKQRYLVPALNGEAVCSVAVTEPDAGSDVTALRTRAVRDGDDWVINGSKHYITNGTQADWICLLARTSDDPGYGGLSQIIVPTDTPGFQVQRKLDKLGMRSSDTAELTFTDLRVPVSNTIGEPGLGFYQQMSQFQNERLALSYAAVGGMETALTRTADYLKVRHAFGKPLIDNQHLSFTLAELSARLDMLRQYNYAAAEAYMRGEDVDRFATVGKLEAGRLAREIAATCLQYHGAVGYMEEMWTARFFRDSPVWSIGGGADEIMLYVLSRLDGYHA